A genomic segment from Janibacter sp. DB-40 encodes:
- a CDS encoding CarD family transcriptional regulator, whose translation MDFKVGETVVYPHHGAALIEEIKFRKIKGEDKQYLKLKVAQGDLTIEVPAENCDLVGVRDVVGKEGLDRVFEVLRTPHAEEPTNWSRRYKANLEKLASGDVIKVSEVVRDLWRREKDRGLSAGEKRMLAKARQILVSELALAEKTDEDKAETILDEVLAS comes from the coding sequence ATGGATTTCAAGGTCGGCGAGACGGTCGTGTATCCCCACCACGGGGCTGCTTTGATCGAAGAGATCAAGTTCCGAAAGATCAAGGGCGAGGACAAGCAGTACCTCAAGTTGAAGGTGGCACAGGGCGACCTGACCATCGAGGTTCCCGCCGAGAACTGCGACCTCGTGGGTGTCCGCGACGTCGTCGGCAAGGAAGGACTGGACCGGGTCTTCGAGGTGCTGCGCACGCCGCACGCCGAGGAGCCCACGAACTGGTCGCGTCGCTACAAGGCCAACCTCGAGAAGCTGGCCTCCGGTGACGTCATCAAGGTCTCCGAGGTCGTGCGCGACCTCTGGCGCCGCGAGAAGGACCGAGGCCTGTCCGCGGGCGAGAAGCGGATGCTGGCCAAGGCGCGCCAGATCCTCGTCTCCGAGCTCGCACTGGCGGAGAAGACGGACGAGGACAAGGCCGAGACCATCCTCGACGAGGTCCTGGCTTCCTGA
- the ispD gene encoding 2-C-methyl-D-erythritol 4-phosphate cytidylyltransferase, with product MGVVVVAAGSGRRLGADRPKAFVELAGVTLLEHALRGVVAAGVDEVAVVVPLDLVTQAEAVAAPLGAPTGPTMTVVAGGAERTDSVAAGLSVLSERVHLVLVHDAARCLTPAAVFDRVLAALERGAKGAIPGVPVVDTIKTVDPDGFITGTPSRDSLRAVQTPQGFRRDVLEEAHASGVSATDDAALVEALGHRVLVVEGDHRSLKITTPEDLAHAERLLRA from the coding sequence GTGGGCGTCGTCGTCGTGGCAGCCGGGTCCGGCAGGCGGCTGGGTGCCGACCGGCCCAAGGCCTTCGTCGAGCTCGCGGGGGTGACGCTCCTCGAGCACGCGCTGCGTGGCGTGGTCGCCGCGGGCGTCGACGAGGTGGCGGTGGTCGTCCCGCTCGACCTGGTCACGCAGGCGGAGGCGGTCGCGGCACCCCTCGGCGCACCCACGGGGCCGACGATGACCGTCGTTGCCGGAGGGGCCGAGCGCACCGACTCGGTCGCGGCGGGGCTGTCGGTCCTCTCCGAGCGGGTGCACCTCGTGCTCGTGCACGACGCGGCCCGGTGCCTGACCCCCGCGGCCGTCTTCGATCGCGTGCTCGCGGCGCTCGAGCGGGGGGCGAAGGGGGCGATCCCGGGGGTCCCCGTCGTGGACACGATCAAGACCGTCGACCCCGACGGGTTCATCACGGGAACCCCCTCGCGTGACTCGCTGCGTGCGGTGCAGACGCCGCAGGGGTTTCGGCGGGACGTGCTCGAGGAGGCCCACGCCTCGGGGGTGTCCGCGACTGACGACGCCGCGCTCGTCGAGGCACTCGGTCACCGGGTCCTCGTCGTCGAGGGGGACCACCGCTCGCTGAAGATCACGACCCCCGAGGACCTCGCGCACGCCGAGCGCCTGCTGCGCGCTTGA
- a CDS encoding FAD-dependent oxidoreductase, which translates to MQIHESVVIGAGQGGLSASFHLRRLGVEHVVLDANTRPGGAWQHRWDSLSMDDVHGVADLPDAPAPGGSGDRANEVIAEWFDEYEVTHELPVLRPVLVDRVRDEDGLLVVRAGERSWTTRTLVNATGTWTRPFVPAYPGQRDFAGEQWHTVAYPGAEHFRGKRVLVVGGGASAVQFIGEIAMIAHVIWVTRREPVWNDGEFSGREAIELVQDRVRTGRPPASVVSVTGLALRPQEMPAARTGVYDRRRPMFERIERDGVRWADGSFERVGAILWATGFRPAVRHLAPLGLRSPEGGIALLPGSTDVQTSVTSAVDPRVQLVGYGPSASTIGGNRAGRAAALAVRRHL; encoded by the coding sequence GTGCAGATCCACGAGTCGGTGGTCATCGGTGCGGGCCAGGGAGGTCTGTCCGCGTCCTTCCACCTGCGCCGCCTCGGCGTGGAGCACGTGGTCCTCGACGCGAACACCCGCCCGGGTGGGGCGTGGCAGCACCGCTGGGACTCGCTGTCGATGGACGACGTCCACGGTGTCGCCGACCTGCCGGACGCGCCCGCTCCGGGTGGTTCGGGGGACCGGGCCAACGAGGTCATCGCCGAGTGGTTCGACGAGTACGAGGTCACCCACGAGCTGCCGGTGCTGCGGCCGGTCCTCGTCGACCGGGTGCGAGACGAGGACGGGCTGCTCGTGGTCCGCGCCGGGGAGCGGTCCTGGACCACGCGCACGCTGGTCAACGCCACGGGGACGTGGACGCGCCCGTTCGTCCCGGCCTACCCCGGCCAGCGGGACTTCGCCGGGGAGCAGTGGCACACCGTCGCCTACCCGGGGGCGGAGCACTTCCGCGGCAAGCGCGTGCTCGTCGTCGGTGGTGGCGCGTCCGCCGTGCAGTTCATCGGCGAGATCGCCATGATCGCGCACGTCATCTGGGTGACCCGGCGCGAGCCGGTGTGGAACGACGGGGAGTTCTCCGGCCGCGAGGCCATCGAGCTCGTCCAGGACCGGGTGCGCACGGGCCGTCCTCCGGCCAGCGTCGTCTCGGTGACCGGGCTGGCGCTGCGACCCCAGGAGATGCCCGCGGCCCGCACCGGTGTCTACGACCGACGGCGTCCGATGTTCGAGCGGATCGAGCGGGACGGGGTGCGGTGGGCGGACGGGAGCTTCGAGCGGGTCGGCGCGATCCTGTGGGCGACCGGTTTCCGTCCCGCGGTGCGCCACCTGGCGCCGCTGGGCCTGCGCAGCCCCGAGGGCGGCATCGCGCTGCTGCCCGGCAGCACGGACGTGCAGACCTCGGTGACGAGCGCCGTCGACCCGCGGGTGCAGCTCGTCGGCTACGGGCCGTCTGCGAGCACCATCGGGGGCAACCGGGCCGGTCGCGCCGCCGCCCTGGCCGTGCGCCGCCACCTCTGA